The Pseudomonas azadiae genome contains a region encoding:
- a CDS encoding TIGR03862 family flavoprotein, with product MPQTQPHRVTVIGGGPAGLMAAEVLSQAGVRVDLYDGMPSVGRKFLLAGVGGMNITHSEAYPAFLSRYAERAPHMAPLLRGFGAQTLCEWIHGLGIQTFVGTSGRVFPTDMKAAPLLRAWLKRLRDQGVVIHTRHRWTGWNAQGDLLIHSPAGEHVVHSDAVLLALGGGSWSRLGSDGAWLNILEGKGVPYVRLQPSNCGFEVSAWSDLMVSKFAGAPLKNVAIGLGDDKPRLGECVVTATGIEGSLIYALSAPIREAINRDGAATVHVDLLPSKPLDKVQAALAKPRGSRSMSKHLHSQLGLDGVKAALLRELTPAEHFNDPAQLAVDIKALPLTLVKTRPIDEAISTAGGVPFEALDERLMLKQLPGVFCAGEMLDWEAPTGGYLLTGCFASGRAAGRGMLEWLNR from the coding sequence ATGCCTCAGACCCAACCTCACCGCGTCACCGTTATCGGCGGCGGCCCCGCCGGGCTGATGGCCGCCGAAGTCTTGAGCCAGGCTGGGGTTCGCGTGGACCTGTACGACGGCATGCCTTCGGTAGGGCGCAAATTCCTGCTGGCTGGCGTGGGCGGCATGAATATCACCCACTCCGAGGCGTACCCGGCGTTTCTCTCGCGCTATGCAGAACGCGCGCCTCACATGGCGCCGTTGCTGCGCGGGTTTGGTGCCCAAACGTTGTGCGAATGGATCCATGGCCTGGGCATCCAGACTTTCGTCGGCACCTCCGGCCGAGTGTTTCCCACCGACATGAAAGCCGCCCCCTTACTGCGTGCCTGGCTCAAGCGCCTGCGCGACCAGGGCGTGGTTATCCACACCCGGCATCGTTGGACCGGCTGGAATGCCCAAGGCGATTTACTTATCCACAGCCCGGCAGGCGAACACGTTGTCCACAGCGACGCCGTGCTGCTGGCCCTTGGCGGCGGCAGCTGGTCACGCCTGGGCTCCGATGGGGCCTGGCTTAACATCCTGGAAGGCAAAGGCGTGCCCTACGTGCGTCTGCAACCGAGCAATTGTGGCTTCGAGGTGTCGGCCTGGAGCGACCTGATGGTCAGCAAATTCGCCGGCGCGCCGTTGAAAAACGTCGCCATCGGGTTGGGGGATGACAAACCACGACTGGGCGAATGCGTGGTCACCGCCACGGGCATCGAGGGCAGCCTGATCTACGCGCTGTCGGCGCCGATCCGTGAGGCGATCAATCGCGACGGCGCGGCCACGGTGCATGTCGATCTGCTGCCAAGCAAGCCGCTGGACAAGGTCCAGGCTGCCCTTGCCAAACCACGTGGCTCACGCTCGATGAGCAAACATTTGCACAGTCAGTTGGGCCTGGATGGGGTCAAGGCCGCGTTATTGCGCGAGCTGACGCCGGCCGAACACTTCAACGATCCGGCGCAATTGGCGGTGGATATCAAGGCGTTGCCATTGACGCTGGTGAAGACGCGGCCCATCGATGAAGCCATCAGCACCGCCGGCGGCGTGCCGTTTGAGGCGCTGGATGAACGGCTGATGCTCAAGCAACTGCCCGGGGTGTTTTGTGCGGGCGAGATGCTCGATTGGGAAGCGCCGACCGGGGGGTATTTGCTGACCGGGTGTTTTGCCAGTGGCAGAGCGGCTGGACGGGGGATGTTGGAGTGGCTTAACCGCTGA